The Pseudomonas sp. TH06 genome contains the following window.
CGATGATGGTGCCGGCGCCGAGGTGGATGGTGGTGGTTTTCGCGGCGAGGTAGGCGAGCAGCGGCATCGGGCTCGGCGAGATGGTGTATTCCATGGCGTGGTGTTCGCCGATCCACACGGTGCTGAAACCGCCGGCCTCGGCCATCAGGGTCAGTTCGGTGAGGTCTTCGAACAGTTGGCGGTGGCTGATGCTTTCGTCCCAGCGTTCCATGTGGATGAACAGGGAAAATTTCATGACGCTTCCTCGGATCTTTTGTTGTTGAGGCTACAAAACTTGTAGGAGCGAGCCTGCTCGCGATGGCGGTGTGTCAGAAAACACATCGACATCGGATAAATCGCTATCGCGAGCAGGCTCACTCCTACAGTTGATTTGTGCGGATCTGACGATCAGGCCAGGACGGGCAGGGCGCCCATCTTGCCGTGGCAGTACACCAGCGGCCCGGATATCTGTTCGGGAACGATGAGGTTCTTCACCGCGCCGACCATGATGGCGTGGTCGCCGCCTTCATATTCGCGCCACAACTCACACTCGATGATAGCCGTTGCATTGGCCAGGATCGGGTTGCCCAACGCGCTCAACGTCCACTCAATGCCTTGCGCCTTGTCCTTGCCTTTACGGGCGAAGGCGTAGGCTTCGCTTTGCTGGCCGCCGGACAGGACGTGAATCGCAAAACGCTTGTTCTTGATCAGGACAGGATAGGAGTCGGAACTGTAGTTGGGGCAGAACAGCACCAGGGCCGGGTCCATCGACAGCGAACTGAAAGCGCTGGCGGTCAGGCCGACGATCTGTCCGTCGTCATCCAGGGTGGTGATCACGGTGACGCCGGACGGGAACGAACCCATGACTTGTTTATAGATGGCCGCATCGATCATTGGACGATCCTCGGGTGTTGTGACGCTGTTTTTATGTGTTTGTTGGTCTGATGGTATACCACTATTTTATCTTTGCAAGGGCTTTTAAGCTGAACCGATAAACGTACCGCGTTCGTCGGAAACTCAGTGTTTATGGGGCTTTCGGCTGGCAGGCGAGCCGCGGTATCAGCGAGGATGGCGTATCAGATGGCGTCGTAAACTACGGATCAGTCTTGTGAAATGTTTGGAATACCATAATATGGTCGGCATCTGAGGGGCGGCCCGAAAGTCCCCCCGGTTTGGCTTCATACAACGATAAGAACAGACAAACTCGAGTTCATGCATATGTCCCAGATGTCCCGGCAAGATCCGTTGATCGAGAATCACACGGTCGACTACGTCCCACTCGCGGAACGCCACGGGAAGGCCCGCGACCTTTTCACTCTTTGGTTCAGCACCAACATTGCGCCACTGCCCATCGTCACCGGCGCCATGGTGGTTCAGGTGTTCCATCTTGATTTGCTTTGGGGGCTGCTGGCGATTGCGCTGGGGCACATGATCGGTGGGGTGGTGATCGCTCTGGCGTCGGCGCAAGGCCCGCGCATGGGCATTCCGCAAATGGTTCAGAGCCGTGGCCAGTTCGGGCGTTACGGCGCGCTGTTGATCGTGTTCTTTGCGGCGATCATCTACATCGGTTTCTTCATTTCCAACATCGTGCTGGCGGGTAAATCCATCGTCGGCATTGCGCCTTCAGTGCCTGCGCCGTTGAGCATCCTGATCGGCGCGCTGGCCGCTACGGCGATCGGCGTGATTGGCTACAACTTCATCCATACGCTGAATCGCATCGGCACCTGGGTGATGGGCAGTGCGTTGCTGGCCGGGTTCATCTACATTTTCGCCCATGACTTGCCGGCCGACTTTCTGACTCGCGGCAGTTTCAACCTGTCCGGCTGGCTGGCGACGGTATCGTTGGGGATCATCTGGCAGATCAGCTTCTCGCCGTACGTGTCCGATTATTCGCGCTATCTGCCGGCGGATATCGGCATTGCCAAGCCGTTCTGGGCGACTTATCTGGGCGCGACGCTGGGGACGATTCTGTCGTTCAGTTTCGGCGCGGTCGCCGTGCTGGCGACGCCGGAAGGCACCGAAGCGATGGTCGCGGTCAAGCAGTCGACGGGGTGGTTGGGGCCAATTCTGATGGTGTTGTTCCTGCTGAATATCATCAGCCACAACGCGCTGAATCTCTACGGCGCGGTGCTGTCGATCATCACCTCGATCCAGACCTTCGCCAGCCAATGGACGCCGAGCATCAAGGTGCGTGTGATGTTGTCGAGCGTGGTGCTGGCCGGTTGCTGTGTGGTGGCGCTCGGGGCGTCGGCGGATTTCATTTCCGAGTTCATCGGATTGATTCTTGCGCTGTTGCTGGTCTTGGTGCCGTGGGCGTCGATCAACCTGATCGACTTTTACCTGATCAAGCGCGGCGACTACGACATCACTTCGATCTTCCGCGCCGACGGCGGGATTTACGGGCGCTTCAATCTGCACGCGATCATTGCCTATTTCATCGGCATCATCGTGCAGCTGCCGTTCGCCAATACCTCGCTGTACGTCGGGCCTTACGCCAACCTGGTCGATGGTGCGGATCTGTCGTGGCTGGTCGGCCTGGTGGTGACCGTTCCGCTGTATTACTGCCTGGCAACGCGCGGCCAGACCGAGCAAAGCAGGGCTGCACGGTTGGGCCGTGGCGAGGGGATTTATCCCCGACCGGCTGCGAAGCAGTCGTGAAATCTGCGAATGCGGTGTCCTTTGGATTGAGGGGGCCGCTTCGCAACCCATCGGGGATAAATCCCCTCACTACTATTGGCCACATCGATCCCCTTTTGGCCAATCCCCCACTGTGATCCGTCTGCGCGGTCAGCAAGAATCAAAGCCATAACGAGATGCCAGACCTTTTTGCCCTCGGCTACCTTTAACGCCGCTGCCGTGTACAGAACATAAAAACCATCGAACTCACGCCGCTTTTTGGGGAAACAACCATGGTCACGATGAAACGCATTCTGGGTGCCACCGTGTGTGGGCTGACGCTGCTGGCCAGCGCCGTACACGCCGAGCAGCGCGAACTGCGGGTGTACAACTGGGCGGATTACATCCTGCCGTCCGTGCCCAAGGATTTCGCCGCGAAAACCAACATCAAAGTGACCTGGGATACCTTCGACACCAATGAATCCCTGGAAGCCAAACTGCTGACCGGCAACTCCGGTTACGACCTGGTGGTGCCGTCGAACCAATTCCTCGATACGCAGATCAAGGCCGGTGTGTTCCAGAAACTCGACAAGTCCAAGTTGCCCAACTGGAGTCACCAGGATCCGGAGCTGCTCAAGCTGCTGGACAAGAACGACCCCGGCAACCAGTACGGCGTGCCCTACATGGTCGGTACCGTGCTGATCGGCTTCAACCCGGCCAAGGTCAAGGCTGCACTGGGTGACAACGCGCCAGTAGACAGTTGGGATCTGGTGTTCAAGCCGGAAAATATGGAGAAACTGAAATCCTGCGGCGTGGCAATGCTCGATTCGCCCTCGGAAATCTTGCCGCTGGCCCTGCATTATCTCGGCCTCGACCCGAATAGCCAAAACCCTGCCGACTATGAAAAAGCCAAGGCGTTGATGCTCAAGGTTCGTCCGTACGTGACCTACTTCAACTCGGCCAAATACATGACTGACATCGCCAATGGCGATATCTGCGTGGCCATCGGTTACTCCGGCAGCTTCTACCAGTTCGGCAACCGCGCCAAAGAAGCGGGCAACGGCGTGGTGGTCGACTGGCGCTTGCCGAAGGAAGGCGCGCCGATCTGGTTCGACACCTTCGCCATTCCGAAAAGCGCGAAGAACGTCGCCGAGGCCCATGAGTTCCTCAACAACCTGCTCGATCCGAAAGTCATCGCGCCGATCAGCGACTTCCTCGGCTACCCGAACGCGAACAAGGATTCGATGCCGTTGATCAACAAGGAAATCACCGGCAATCCAAACCTGACACCGACCCCCGAAGCGCTGAAAAACCTTTACGTCGTCCAGCCCTTGCCGCAGAAGCTTGAGCGCGTACGCACCCGAGTCTGGACCAATATCAAATCCGATAAATAGAGGCTCGGTCCTGCATGGGCAATCGCGGTTGCCCATGCGCAGGAGCATCTGGCGGTGATTCAGATTCTTTGCATCTGCCAGATGTGATTGACCGATTGGTAGTCCTGCAAAAGCGAGCGTTCAAGGAAACCGATCAGTTCGTCCCGACCATTCCAGATCACCATCAGATGTAAGTTGGGATCGTAGTAATAAAGTTGCCCGTTAGATCCGAACAACCATGAGCTTTTAGTGCTGACAATGGCGATGGCATGAGAGGCGGTGGTTTTGGCTTTCACACCGAGCAAGTAATAACGAGGTGTGTCCTCGAGTTTTCTAAGCTCTGTAGTCAGCGTGCCCAGGGTGGCGGGAGTTTTCTCATCGATAACCTTCAATCGACGTAGCTCCTGCAGTTTGACCTTGTCCGTGGTTTTGTTGGCGAGTGACTCAGTGATTGGCTTCTGCTGCCGAAGAAAATTCACCTCTTCGGCCGCATAGGTGGTGGCCATGATCTTGTAGGCTGAAAGGTCTCTTTTTATCGGTTCAATATCCTGCTCTTCCGGTGGTAACCGCTTAAGGGCGTCTGTACGCTCAGTGATACTTTGTCCGAATTGATCGATTTCCTGCTTTTTTCTCAAGCGTTGTGCTTGCTCATCCTTCAGTTGCTGCAGCAGCGCGCTACTGCTCAGAACCGCTTGCTCCTTGAGATGCCGGACATAAAACGCGCTTTTTTCTTCGGCCAGTGAAGCTTGCTGGCACCACTGTATTGCCGTCTCGGGACTGTCCATCATTTGGGTGAGCCATTCCGAGGTCAACGATAAACAGATGTCAGGTTGGTAGGTATTGGCCGGATGCTTTTTCATGTTTTCAACTTCCCTGTGCTTGAGCACGATAAGCAAACATGTCGGGGGAACAGGAGCGTTTAACTGTAGCTCACTGCCAATACGCCGATGCTTCATGCCTGATCATTTCTGGTTTTGTCGGGCGTCGTTGGTGTTATCGCCGTCCTTGCTGATAAACAAACTCAGTAGCACCGACCCCAGAATCACCCCACCCACCACCGCCAGCGACCACTCCACCGGCATGTGGAACCACGGCATCAGCGTCATCTTGCCGCCAATGAACACCAGCACAATCGCCAATCCGTACTTGAGCAAATGAAAGCGGTCAGCCATGTCCGCCAACAGGAAGTACAGCGCCCGCAGGCCCATGATTGCGAAGATGTTCGAGGTGAACACGATAAACGGGTCTGTGGTCACGGCGAAGATTGCCGGGATACTGTCTACAGCGAACATCAGGTCGCTGGCCTCGATCAGCACCAGCACCAGAAACATCGGCGTGGCCCAGCGCACGCCGTTTTGCATCACGAAAAACCGCTCGCCATGGAAGCCGCTGGTAATGCGTAAATGCCCGCGCACCCAGCGCAGCAAAGGGTTGTTGTCCAGATCCGGTTGCTGATCGGCAAACACCAGCATCTTGATCCCGGTGATGATCAGGAACACGCCGAAGGCATACAGCAGCCATTCGAACTGCGACACCAGCCACACGCCGGCGAAAATCATCACCGCACGCATCGCGATTGCGCCGAGCACGCCGTACAGCAGAACTCGGCGCTGTAACTCCGGCGGCACGGCGAAGTAGCTGAAGATCATCACGAAGATGAACATGTTGTCGATCGACAGTGACTGCTCGATCAGATATCCGGTGAGGAACTCCAGAGTCTTTTGCCAGGCAATTTCACCGCCGAACTCGCCGTTCAGATACCACCAGAGCAGGCCCGCAAACGCCAGTGCCAACAAGCACCAGGCAATGACCCAGGACAAGGCTTCGCGCACTGACACCCGATGCGCCTTGCGCCCTCCGAAAACAAACAGGTCCAATGCCAGCATGGCCAGAACGAAAACAATGAAGGCTCCCCACATCCACGGTTCGCCGATATTGATGTGCGTGGCTGGCATGTTCGCGCTCCCTGTCTTGTTTGATGAGGGTCAGACGAAGCCATGCTAGCGACGGGTTTGCGTTAAAGAAAAATCGTTTATTTCTGGGGCAGAGTTCGTTAAAAACGAAGTGTCGGTCACAGCGGTATTCCGACCTATCCTCGATTAGCGGGTCGTGCCCCTGGCGCAACCCTTACGGAGCGGTACTTTCAGCGATGACCGATGACACTCTGGAACCTCAAGCGGTGTACAGTCCGATCACCAGCAGCGCGATTTTTATCGTCGCGACGCTCAATGCCGGCACCGAAGCGAGCGACACCGTAAAAGGCTGGTGCGCTGATCTCGCCGGGCTGGTGCGATCGGTGGGCAAACGCGTACCGGCAGGCAATCTGTCCTGCGTTTGTGGTTTTTCCTCGAATGCCTGGGATCGTCTGTTCGGCAGCCCGCGTCCGGCGGCACTCCACGGTTTTCGTGAGTTTGGCGGGCCAGGGCGCCACGCCCCCGCGACCCCCGGCGACTTGCTGCTGCACATCCGTGCCGATCAAATGGATCTGTGTTTCGAGTTGGCCACGCAGATCATGGCAACGCTGGGCGATGCCGTGACCGTGGTCGATGAGGTTCAGGGTTTCCGCTATTTCGACATGCGCAGCATCATCGGTTTTGTCGACGGCACGGAAAACCCGGTCGGGCGCAAAGCCGTGAATTTCACCATCGTCGGCGATGAGGATCCGGACTTCAGCGGCGGCAGTTACGTGCTGGTGCAGAAGTATCTGCATAACATGAACGCGTGGAACGCATTGAGCGTCGAAGCGCAGGAACGCGTGATCGGGCGCAAGAAATTGTCCGATATCGAACTGGATGATTCGGTCAAACCGAGCAACTCCCACAGTGCGCTGACGACAATCACCACAGCAGACGGCGAGGAAGTGAAAATCCTCCGTGACAACATGCCGTTCGGCCGACCCGGGGCCGGGGAGTTCGGTACGTTCTTTATCGGCTATGCGCGTTCGCCAGAGCCGATGGAACAGATGCTGGAAAACATGTTCGTCGGCAAACCGCCGGGCAACTACGACAAGCTGCTGGACTTCAGCATCGCGGTGACCGGTAGCCTGTACTTTGTGCCGTCCGCCGATTTGCTGGAAGCGCTGGCCGATCGCTGATCAGCGGAAAAACTCCCCCGGCGTTTCCCCAAACTGCTGACGAAACGCCGCGATGAATGCCGACGTCGAGTCGTAACCGCAGCCCAGCGCGACGTCGGTGACGCGTTCGCCTTTCTCCAGTGGCGTCAGCGCACCGAGCAGGCGCAAGCGCTGGCGCCAGGCGCGAAAGGTCAGGCCGGTATCGCGCAGAAACAGGCGCGTGAGGGTCTTTTCGGTGACACCGAATTTGTCGCTCCAGTGGCTCAGCGTGGTCTGTTGTTCCGGATGTTGCTCCAGGCTCTGATAGATCTGTCGCAAACGGGCGTCCTGAGGCAGCGGCAGCATCAGGTCGATGTGTGGCGCGTCGGCCAGTTGATCGAGGATCACTTGGGCGAGGCGCCCGTGAGCGCCGCGCTCATCGTATTCCACCGGCACCTGGCTGAAGGCGCGGATCAGTTCCCTGAGCAGATCGCTGACGCCGAGCACATGACAACGCTCGATCTCCCGCGAGGCGACACTGCAATCGATATACAGGCTGCGCATCTCGGTGTGCGGTGAACTGAACACCCGATGCGGTACGCCTGCCGGAATCCACACCGCACGCTCCGGCGGCGCGACGAAACGTCCGGCGCTGGTTTGCACTTCAAGTACGCCTTGAATCGCATAGGACAATTGCACCCACGGATGGCTGTGACGCCGGGTCAGTGCGCGATTGGGCAGCGATTCGGTGCGTCCGTACAGAGGACGCGGCAGGCTGGGCAGCCCGGGAATGCTGCGTCGAACGCTTTTGTCCTGTCCTTTAGGCGGCATCTGGCGGCTCTTCGGCGTTAGTCGGTAATTGCCTGTCACGTTAAAGTCGCTGGCACGCCCTGGCAACCCCGGATGAACAGATCATGACGCGCCCAAGATTCCTTCCCGATAATTTCACCCTGACGCTGATCGGCGTTGTGCTGCTGGCAAGCTTTCTGCCGGCCAGCGGTCAGGTCGCGGTGGGCTTTGGCTGGCTGACCAACATCGCCATCGCGCTGCTGTTTTTCCTGCATGGCGCCAAGCTTTCCCGCGAGTCGATCATCGCCGGTGCCGGCCACTGGCGCCTGCATCTGCTGGTGTTCGGCCTGACCTTCGTGCTGTTCCCGCTGCTGGGACTGGCGCTGAAACCGCTGCTGTCGCCGCTGATCGGCGAAAAGCTGTACATGGGCATGCTTTACCTGTGCGCATTGCCCGCCACCGTGCAGTCGGCGATTGCCTTCACCTCGCTGGCGCGGGGCAATATTCCGGCGGCGATTTGCAGCGCAGCCGCGTCCAGTCTGTTCGGGATTTTCCTCACGCCGCTGCTGGTGACGTTGCTGCTCAACGTGCATGGTGACGGCGGCTCGACTCTCGATGCGATCCTGAAAATCAGCGTGCAACTGCTGCTGCCATTTATTGCCGGGCAAATCGCCCGGCGCTGGATCGGCGCGTGGGTAGGGCGCAACAAGAACTGGCTGAAGTTTGTCGATCAGGGCTCGATTCTGCTGGTGGTCTACGGCGCGTTCAGCGAAGCGGTCAACGAAGGCATCTGGCATCAGATTCCGCTGTTCGAGCTGCTCGGGCTGGTGGTGGTCTGCTGCATCTTGCTGGTGCTGGTGTTGCTGGCATCGACGCTGTTGGGCAAAGCGTTCGGCTTCAGCCAGGAAGACCGCATCACCATATTGTTCTGCGGCTCGAAAAAGAGCCTGGCGACTGGTGTGCCGATGGCGCAGGTGTTGTTCGCCGGCAGCACCATTGGTGTGTTGATCCTGCCGTTGATGCTGTTCCATCAGATTCAACTGATGGTCTGCGCGGTGCTTGCGCAGCGCTATGCGAAACGTCCGGAGTCGGTGCCTGAGTTGATGGCACAAGTCGATCCGTAACGCTAACCTGTTGGAACTGCGGCAGGCTGCTCAAGGTTTGTGAGGTGTCGGGTTTATGCATCCGTTTTCGATTCAACATATTGATCACATCGTGCTGCGCGTCGCCGACCTGCAGCGCAGCATCGACTTTTACGCCAAGGTGTTCGGCGCCGACGTGGTCAAGCGCAATGATCCGCTGGGTCTGGTGCATTTACGCGCCGGGTCGTCGCTGATCGATCTCGTCGACCTGGCGGGTGAGCTTGGTCGCAAGGGCGGCGGGGCGGCCGGTGCCGAGCGACGCAATGTCGATCACTTCTGTCTGCGCATCGAACCTTTCGACGAAGCGGC
Protein-coding sequences here:
- a CDS encoding bile acid:sodium symporter family protein: MTRPRFLPDNFTLTLIGVVLLASFLPASGQVAVGFGWLTNIAIALLFFLHGAKLSRESIIAGAGHWRLHLLVFGLTFVLFPLLGLALKPLLSPLIGEKLYMGMLYLCALPATVQSAIAFTSLARGNIPAAICSAAASSLFGIFLTPLLVTLLLNVHGDGGSTLDAILKISVQLLLPFIAGQIARRWIGAWVGRNKNWLKFVDQGSILLVVYGAFSEAVNEGIWHQIPLFELLGLVVVCCILLVLVLLASTLLGKAFGFSQEDRITILFCGSKKSLATGVPMAQVLFAGSTIGVLILPLMLFHQIQLMVCAVLAQRYAKRPESVPELMAQVDP
- a CDS encoding cytosine permease: MSQMSRQDPLIENHTVDYVPLAERHGKARDLFTLWFSTNIAPLPIVTGAMVVQVFHLDLLWGLLAIALGHMIGGVVIALASAQGPRMGIPQMVQSRGQFGRYGALLIVFFAAIIYIGFFISNIVLAGKSIVGIAPSVPAPLSILIGALAATAIGVIGYNFIHTLNRIGTWVMGSALLAGFIYIFAHDLPADFLTRGSFNLSGWLATVSLGIIWQISFSPYVSDYSRYLPADIGIAKPFWATYLGATLGTILSFSFGAVAVLATPEGTEAMVAVKQSTGWLGPILMVLFLLNIISHNALNLYGAVLSIITSIQTFASQWTPSIKVRVMLSSVVLAGCCVVALGASADFISEFIGLILALLLVLVPWASINLIDFYLIKRGDYDITSIFRADGGIYGRFNLHAIIAYFIGIIVQLPFANTSLYVGPYANLVDGADLSWLVGLVVTVPLYYCLATRGQTEQSRAARLGRGEGIYPRPAAKQS
- a CDS encoding polyamine ABC transporter substrate-binding protein; protein product: MVTMKRILGATVCGLTLLASAVHAEQRELRVYNWADYILPSVPKDFAAKTNIKVTWDTFDTNESLEAKLLTGNSGYDLVVPSNQFLDTQIKAGVFQKLDKSKLPNWSHQDPELLKLLDKNDPGNQYGVPYMVGTVLIGFNPAKVKAALGDNAPVDSWDLVFKPENMEKLKSCGVAMLDSPSEILPLALHYLGLDPNSQNPADYEKAKALMLKVRPYVTYFNSAKYMTDIANGDICVAIGYSGSFYQFGNRAKEAGNGVVVDWRLPKEGAPIWFDTFAIPKSAKNVAEAHEFLNNLLDPKVIAPISDFLGYPNANKDSMPLINKEITGNPNLTPTPEALKNLYVVQPLPQKLERVRTRVWTNIKSDK
- a CDS encoding TerC family protein; the protein is MPATHINIGEPWMWGAFIVFVLAMLALDLFVFGGRKAHRVSVREALSWVIAWCLLALAFAGLLWWYLNGEFGGEIAWQKTLEFLTGYLIEQSLSIDNMFIFVMIFSYFAVPPELQRRVLLYGVLGAIAMRAVMIFAGVWLVSQFEWLLYAFGVFLIITGIKMLVFADQQPDLDNNPLLRWVRGHLRITSGFHGERFFVMQNGVRWATPMFLVLVLIEASDLMFAVDSIPAIFAVTTDPFIVFTSNIFAIMGLRALYFLLADMADRFHLLKYGLAIVLVFIGGKMTLMPWFHMPVEWSLAVVGGVILGSVLLSLFISKDGDNTNDARQNQK
- a CDS encoding VOC family protein, producing the protein MHPFSIQHIDHIVLRVADLQRSIDFYAKVFGADVVKRNDPLGLVHLRAGSSLIDLVDLAGELGRKGGGAAGAERRNVDHFCLRIEPFDEAALTAHLQSHGLSVEKAATRFGAEGNGLSLYCFDPDGNQVELKGPSAA
- a CDS encoding flavin reductase family protein, translated to MIDAAIYKQVMGSFPSGVTVITTLDDDGQIVGLTASAFSSLSMDPALVLFCPNYSSDSYPVLIKNKRFAIHVLSGGQQSEAYAFARKGKDKAQGIEWTLSALGNPILANATAIIECELWREYEGGDHAIMVGAVKNLIVPEQISGPLVYCHGKMGALPVLA
- a CDS encoding helix-turn-helix transcriptional regulator; translation: MPPKGQDKSVRRSIPGLPSLPRPLYGRTESLPNRALTRRHSHPWVQLSYAIQGVLEVQTSAGRFVAPPERAVWIPAGVPHRVFSSPHTEMRSLYIDCSVASREIERCHVLGVSDLLRELIRAFSQVPVEYDERGAHGRLAQVILDQLADAPHIDLMLPLPQDARLRQIYQSLEQHPEQQTTLSHWSDKFGVTEKTLTRLFLRDTGLTFRAWRQRLRLLGALTPLEKGERVTDVALGCGYDSTSAFIAAFRQQFGETPGEFFR
- a CDS encoding Dyp-type peroxidase; amino-acid sequence: MTDDTLEPQAVYSPITSSAIFIVATLNAGTEASDTVKGWCADLAGLVRSVGKRVPAGNLSCVCGFSSNAWDRLFGSPRPAALHGFREFGGPGRHAPATPGDLLLHIRADQMDLCFELATQIMATLGDAVTVVDEVQGFRYFDMRSIIGFVDGTENPVGRKAVNFTIVGDEDPDFSGGSYVLVQKYLHNMNAWNALSVEAQERVIGRKKLSDIELDDSVKPSNSHSALTTITTADGEEVKILRDNMPFGRPGAGEFGTFFIGYARSPEPMEQMLENMFVGKPPGNYDKLLDFSIAVTGSLYFVPSADLLEALADR